Sequence from the Peromyscus eremicus chromosome 4, PerEre_H2_v1, whole genome shotgun sequence genome:
GATGATGTTTGCCCGTTTGCCCACATATCCTGGATTACAACCGCTTGGCACACCGCCTAGGccacagtaggtgctcagcaaATATTTGTGGCATTACGTGGATGATGGCAGAGGTTCTAGCGGGGCTGGCAGTAACAGGAGCCCTTTCTAGAGTAAGTCTTGTGGGAAAATGCTTTACAAGTCAGTTCTACTTTATCCTTAACACTGAGGTAGATCTCAGGGTTGCCCCTCTTTTGGAGGCGAGGGAGCTCAGTTCAGAGAGGCTCAGGTCACTTACACAGGCCGCACAGCTTGTGAGTGGTGGAAGGAAAAATCAATCCATCTGTGACTCGTGCCTTTGCAAACGGCTTCCAGAGGGCAGAAAGGACACCGAGAGTCCCCAGATAGCAAGCCTGTGGCTCGTGCTCAGGGGAGCCTGGGGACCTCCAGTGAAGGCTGCTGTCACGGGTGGGTAGGGGAGGTTGCTGGCAGAGGGGACCCTGAAGAAGGCTTGGAGGGAACAAGGGTTTTGGCAGTTGGACACGGGTACAGCTGGGTAGGGGAATTCTGAGATGGTTCATGGGGTTTGCCATCTCAAGGCACCTCTCATAGTGCATCTACCCTGCTGAGGGATTGACTGCCCAGCCTCACTTGCCCCACACCCAGCCAGCTCCCAGCTGATGGCCTCTGAGGTGCCAGGAACTCTTGCTAAAATTATCGTCCTCCCGTTGACTTTCCTAAACACACCTCTGTTTACCAGGTCATCCTGGCAACTAGGGGCCCAAAGCTGAGGCAGTAGAGgtcaggtggtgtgtgtgtgtgtgtgtgatgggtgtgGTGGGGTGAACCCAGAAGTAGGGAGCAAGGCACAGCACCTGTGTGGTTCCTAAGGAACCATTGGCAACATGGTCCAGGTCAGAAGGTCTGGTCTTTGTATCCAAGGGGCTGTGATCTGGAGGCAGTGGGGACAGGGAGCTGACAGAGTTGTCCTCTCTGGAGAAATAAGGGGATGTGAGGAGGAACGCTCTGGCTCCAGCTCTCTAGGGAGGTGGTGATGGGGCCACTCAGATAATTTAAGTAGCTAATGCAAAGTCCCATGGCCAGCAAGTTAAACCTTGGCAGACAGTGATAACTCCACACAGGAAGAGGACAGAAGGGGATGCTACTGGACACCCCAGATCCAGTGTGCTTCACGGCTAAATACTAAATATCACTAACTTCACAGGGtctccagcccaggctggccttgaacttctgaatctcttgccaccacctcccaagtgctaggattccaggagTGCCAGCAAGCATGCCATCACACCGAGTTTATACAATGCTGGAGATTGAGCTCAGGGCCTTgagcacgctaggcaagcactctacaaactgagccacatcccttaATGCAAGGCTTCATCTTTTCAGATTCATTGCACACTTAATTTCATTTAGTCTAGGACACACTGTGAAATAAGTACCAGCATATACTATTTTTCacatagagaaactgaggcaagaagtGAAATTACGTGGTCCATGGTTAAGAAAATTTGGAGCTGGGGTCCAAGCCAGGCTCCTGGATGCCTCTCTGTCTTGCTGAGGAGGGAGGCAGGCCAGCGGGGGAGGGGTGTGGTGAGGCCAGGGCTGGGCCGGGGTGCCTGTCTTGTGCTCTGGGGCCAGGACTCACAGCCGGTCTGCTTTCTCCTCCCTGTGTAGTGGAAGAGGATGATGGAAGCTGTGAGGTGAATGGCCACAGGTACCTGGATGGGGAGACCTTTCAGCCCAATTGTAGGGTCCTCTGCCGCTGTGACGATGGCGGCTTCACCTGCCTGCCACTGTGCAGTGAGGATGTGCGGCTGCCCAGCTGGGACTGTCCACGCCCCAGGAGAGTAGAGGTGCCTGGGAGGTGCTGTCCTGAGTGGGTGTGTGACCAGGGAGCGATGCCAAGGATCCAGCGTTACCTGGCCCAAGGTGAGTGACTATAGGTTAAGCCCAGGCCACCAAGGCCTCAGCTGCTGGGGTTCCAGATACACATATGGAACACATATTTATGACACTTAATACATGTGTACAATCTATAATATTATGAATCCATGATTGTGTGGATTTAGTAAAATACTGGGTAAAAGATGAACCAGCAGGACTGGAGTTTGGGACACAGCCCAGGGCTGGGCAGAGGTACAGACAAGACAGCTACATCCTTCTACAAATGCTTCAACTTTGGGACTTTGGTGTCCCGTTTCTTTGAAAACATTATTGTTGTCACATGAGTTTGACTGGAGAAGGTGACCAGGAAGTAAGGGCTGGTTCTGTGGATGCTGCCACATGCGGAAGGCAGGAGACGGGTGGGTTAAAGAGATGGACACTGCGTTTTTCAACCCAGTGCTGGCCTTGCTTGCTGTGTGATCTGAAAAACTTGCTGGagtttcctgcctcagtttctccaactgTAAAGTGGAACTAATAAGAACACCCACCTTTTAGAACTGTGGCGAGGACAAAATGAATTAGATCAAGTGAATGGGTTGTAAAGAGGCCTGATACTCACTGCGTACGTGCTCTGGCCACCATTATCCCTGGCAGGGAATATGGCACATCAAGTTAGGCACATTGGAGAAAGTCATCCAGCTCACCGTATATATCACACCCTCCCATAACACTTGGAATTGAACCTACAGCCTTGTACACACtaggcacatgctctaccactgagccatgctgcCAGCCCTCCACTTACATAGTGAAAAGCAAGATAAAAGCCCTACCTCCCATCTGACCTCCATTGTGTGTACACGTACACAGGGCCATGAGCATACTTGCAGTTGGTCCTCTGTATCCGTGGATTCGACCAGCTGCTCATCAAAAATAGTTTTGTAATTGGGTCTGTACTGAGCATgcgcaaacttttttttttttttttttttttttttattctggagACTCTTCCTTAGCAAAGATGGTTTCACAACTATTCAATAACACTCCCGTTTTAGCTAGACTTAGTGATCTGGAAGTGACCTGTGTGCCTAGGAGGGTGTGTGTAGGCTCTGGGCAAACACCTCACAACTTGGTACTCTTGAGCCGTCCTTGATCCAACACCCCCTGCTCTGACACACCAACACATGACACCTGTGTGTACAAAGCTGGGTCTTTCGTCATCAGCACCAGTGACATTTGGGATGAGTCGCTCTTTGTGGTTGGGGGCTGTtgggtatgctgtgggatgtagaAAGACAACCTGGCCTCTACACTCTAGATGTCAGTagcaaccctcccccccccaaaaaaaaaccctcctgtATACATTGACTGTGACAACTGAAAGATCTCTCTAGACTTTGCCAGATATGCTCTTGGTTCTCAGGGCTAGAAGGAAGGACATCAAACATGACAGAAGAGGAGAGTGGGAGGGAAGAGGTAGGCCATGGGGAGCCTGTCGTCTTGGCCCTTCAGCATTCTTACCAGCAGGTGGCAGTGCCACACAGTGTGTCCATGTGACACCATGGATCAGGGAGTAGGAAGGTAGAGAAAGGAAAGGGCCCTTTCCAGTTCTCATGACCAGTGTCAGCGGGGTGCATTGTGGGTAGACTCCCCAGCCATTGTTTATTCAATCCCAAATGTTAGGAAGTTTAGGAAGAAACTAAGGCTCAGCCGTCTCGCCAGGGTCCCTGTGATGGCCAGCAGGCCGGTGGACTTGCCTGCAGAGCCCCGACCTCTCCATGTTCACCCTCTTCTTTCTAACCCCCAGGACACCAACTTTCTGGCCTTGTCACTCCTGCATCGGCCGATGTCCCCTGTCCAAATTGGAGCACAGCCTGGGGCCCCTGCTCAACCACCTGTGGGCTGGGTATAGCCACCCGAGTATCCAACCAGAACCGATTCTGCCAACTGGAGATCCAGCGCCGCCTGTGCCTGCCCAGACCCTGCCTGGCAGGCAGGAGTCAAAGCTCATGGAACAGTGCCTACTAGAGCCAACTGGGGATGGAGATGCAGAGGCTGCCACTCTCAGCAGGTGTCCCTAGGACCAGGCCCTGGACTGATGGTAGCTGTCCCTTTCTTGGCTGCAGTTAACTGTCCTGGTTGGGTTCGCTGTCCAGGGCACTGAGGGATGCCTGCTGTCTCTGAGGTAGGTGTAGCATATGACCAGCTCCGTTTCTCTAATTCAGCCTGGGATTCTGACCCAGGCGTCTGGGTCCTCCTGGCTAGTTCCTTATCAAACATGCACATGGGGCAGCTTTTTCTCCAAACTTCCCTGTACGAAAAGGACCACCGAAAGAACTTTTAAAGCTAAGCTGTGCTGGGCAAGCCTGGCCATCATGCTGGGGACAATGGGGGTGAGGAGGTACCAGGCAGCAGATTGCCTGAAACTCCCAATTTCCTTCTTGGACTTCTGTGCACTTGTCCCCAAAGTCAAGATTATGGGTGGACTCATGAGTCTGGCTTCCCTGGTCTGAGAATACCCTGCCAGCCCGGGAAGAATTCAGTGGCAGAATTCTCTgtgaacatgaagagatgaaaTCATGCTGTCCCAAGGAGCATCAGCAAGATCCATGGACTTCACTTTATATTTGTAAGAACACACATTTCCTAAGCACTTGAAAAGCAGGAGGTTCACAGCTCTACACTTCTGGTGTCCTGTGTTATCatgtcaaaacaaaactaaaaaccacctaaatataaaatttacatcCTCTCCCATGGtccattttgtgtttattttaaaattaaaagtaggGGCTGAGGttggttggtaaagtgtttgccaggAAAGCTTGAGAACCTGGGATgaatcccagaacctacatacaaaggccaggtatggtggtgcagcCTTATGATCCCTGTACTGGGGaatcgaggcaggaggattcctagaGCTCCAAGGCCAGTCAGCATAGCCTGCTTagtaagttctgggccagtgagagaccctgtttcaaaaaacacagTGGAAAACTCCTAAGGAACAATGCCTGaggtcctacacacacacacacacacacacacacacacacacacacacacacacgtacgtgcacatacacaaacaccacaaacaacaaatacttttttgttatttgtttttttgagacagggtttctctgtgtaacagccttagctgttctggaacttgctttgtagaccagaattTGTAGACTTGCTtgtttggcctcaaactcagagatctccctgcctctgccttccaagtgctggaattaaaggcatatgccaccacacctggcaacaaatactttttaaaatggtgTTGTCATCAATGTCTAGCCAGGCAATCAGAGAAGTCTCTGGtctgtgtggtggtacatgcccttaGTCCCAGAACTCCAaagaagaggcaggtagatggatctctgtgagttcgaggccagcctggtctacatattgggttccaggccagccagagctatacagtgagatcatgttcaaaaaccaaaaactaaacaaaggacaATAGTCTCTGTGCTGAAAGTGTGATTCTCCCTATGAAACAATTGAGATGTGTGTAATTCGCACAGTTAAATGCACAAGCCACAAACCTGTCTCAGGTCTTTATGACTGTGCATCCGTGTAACCAACACCTCTGTCCAGGTATATAATGTTCCCATCACCTCAGGAAAGTCCTGCTCCTCCTGTGCTCCCCTTCTGGTGATTAGATGAGCCCCATCCTGCCTGATTTCCATCTCCACAGGTGTGATTTTGCCTGTCCCTGAGCTTTGCGCCTTCGAAGCCAGACGCTCTTCAGTGACTGGTTTGTCCTATTCGACAGAgtataaaaaagaagaaacattcagTGTGGGTACTGAGTCCGTCTGAGCAGCCAACTAGAGAACGAATTCCCCACCACACCTGGAAGTGAGAGCAGCCTCCCACAGGTGGGGCAAGGTGGCCAAGCCCAAAGCTGGCCTGGAGgcaagaggagaaggaacctCATAATGTAGGGCTGCCAGTCTCCCAGAATCACCAAACAGGGAGAGGAAGGGCAGCCTTTGTGTGGTAGAATGATGGAGGGCTGGGACGGGAGCCCTCCCTGTGTGAAGAGATGGTGAAGACCTTCTGACCTTCTTCCTCGGTCAGGCTTTCCTAGCTGAGCTACCTGGGTCCGACTGGCTGAACCCCAGGAAAGTGTCTGCACTCACTTCCTTAGTGCTGGGCTGGAGCAGCAGGGGAACTGTGTGTCACCGACCTGTTGCTCTCTGGAAACTCCTTCTCTGTCAGCAATAGCTGAATCACCCAGCACGGAGCCAGACTGTGGACTGGGGCACCCCACCTTCCTGCATGTTGAGGGAGATCATGAAGACGGGGCTCCCTCagtggaagacagagagagatcccAGGCCTGCCAAGATGCCCAGCACCCTCCCTGTCCTAACTGGCGACAGCTTTAGAGAATCTGGCCCTCTAGACCTTGCTCTGGGCTCAGCACCAGGATGGTGCCAGGCAGTGGACTGTACCATCACCTACTGAGTATTTACTGTGTCCTGGTGCACCTGTCCATGACTTTTGAAATGTGAAGTACTTGAAGGAATTCCTGCCCTACAGAGgagaaactgaagatggagatgtaAAATTACAGCTACTATCAGGGCTAGGAGACCCCGAACCAGCTGAACCCACGGCCCATGCGctgtttccccacccccacccatttcTCTCCTGTCTTTCACTCCTATCCTTCCCcgtcttttctctcctctttgtttttgtctatcccttctctcccttctcctttcctcccattttgtcttttcccttcccttctttttcttaacCTCAACTGAGCAATATTATCAAGTATCCAGATCACACGCGGTCACTTGTCAACTCTTCAAGAACAACCCGCGCCTCCGCCAGCATCTGGTCCAAGCAGGATCTTGCATTTCCTGAGTCCCCTGCTCCCAGCCCACCCTGAGTGCCCACATCGCTAAAATCTGTGTTATTAGCGGGTTTCCAACGGACTTTGGTGGAGGAAACAGTAACATGGTGCTGCCCCCTAGTGATATTTGTAAGCTTGAATAGCGGAGACGCTGCCAGCGGATCCAAGTCCTGGAACTAGAGGTCACTGCTGCCCCCTGTTGCCCAGATGTAAAAGTGCAGCCTATTTGGAGACCGTGTCCCTAAGCTTCAGGGTGAGGTGGTGACAGAGACAGCTAGTTCTCCCCCAGCCCCTGTTTGGTGGAGGGTATTTTGTTGCTTTTCCATTTGTGCTGAGTGTATTATTTAATCACCAGGCCCCGAGGCAGGGTACCTTGTCTGTCCACTGGATGACCCACCGTGAGTGCCTTCTCCCGTTGGCCACACCGCATAGCCAGAAAGACCGTTGTAAGCACAACCATGGCTAAGTCATTCTGCTTAAAACTCTCTGGGACCCTGAGATAAACCTCCACTGACTAGACCAGACCCACGACTCTCAGGCCTCTTGTGTCTTCCAGATCCTCTGTGCTGAGACACCCCATAGGTGTGGCATCCCCTCTTGGCCACATTCTCCCTTCTAGGCCTTTCCCCAGGCTGCTTGCTCTGACCTGGATGGCTCTTGTTATTCCTTGtgactctcttctggcttccaactAGATAAAGAAGAGATCCATGTAGTGACTGACAGGATTCAGCAgtcagggagaggaaggaggcaggggtCGGAGGGAGGGTGGAATAGAACATACAGCCAGGACTCAAGCTGACCTCACAGCCTCTGTTTCTGGGGGGTTATAGGCCAATGAGGTGGCAGATATTATCATTAAGGCCACCCAGAGAGCTGACACAATTTTACCAGGGTTTCGCAGTTGGTATATTGTAGGCCTAGGATCTAAACCTGTTCTCTGGTCCTAGAAACTTGCCCTTGACTTCACTACATAGCTGGAGGGGGCTAGAGTAGGAGGAGGAAGCCAGTGGAATGTTTCTAAGAAGGGCCTGCAGGTGAGTCTTGGAGCTTTCTGGAATATAGGCGTTCTCGGTACCTTCTGTTTGACCTCAGCTGAAAAGCAGACTTCATCTGGGAACCTGAAACAATAGGAAGTCCCACTTAGGAGTCTATGTATCATCTAATTTGACTATCACAACTCACATGGTAAGTGTGTCCATTGGGTGATGCTAGCTGTCTTAATAaaccaggcaagcattctaacgGGATGGCGGCTTTCCTTCACGTGATGTTCCTGGCT
This genomic interval carries:
- the Ccn5 gene encoding CCN family member 5, translating into MLDCAKTRDFHVLSDVFSLRVCAQLCPTSCTCPWTPPQCPLGVPLVLDGCGCCRVCARRLGESCDHLHVCDPSQGLVCQPGAGPGGREATCLLEEDDGSCEVNGHRYLDGETFQPNCRVLCRCDDGGFTCLPLCSEDVRLPSWDCPRPRRVEVPGRCCPEWVCDQGAMPRIQRYLAQGHQLSGLVTPASADVPCPNWSTAWGPCSTTCGLGIATRVSNQNRFCQLEIQRRLCLPRPCLAGRSQSSWNSAY